One stretch of Prunus persica cultivar Lovell chromosome G1, Prunus_persica_NCBIv2, whole genome shotgun sequence DNA includes these proteins:
- the LOC18791377 gene encoding phosphoenolpyruvate carboxylase 4 — protein sequence MTDTTDDIAEEISFQSFQDDCRMLGSLLQEVLQREVRSEIMEKVERTRILAQSACNMRIAGIVDIADVLEKQLASEMSKMGLEEALVLARTFSHYLNLMGIAETHHRVRKQRNDSNEASLAKSCDDIFNQLVHGGFSPDDLYNNVCNQKVEIVLTAHPTQINRRTLQYKHIRIAHLLDYKGRPEITNEDKEMLIEDLVREITSIWQTDELRRHKPTPVDEARAGLNIVEQSLWTAVPHYLRRVSNALKKHTGKPLPLTCTPIKFGSWMGGDRDGNPNVTAKVTKDVSLLSRWMAIDLYIREVDHLKFELSMNRCSDRLSRLADEILEQETSSEDRQESWNQCFGRHQLNLKQQGGTLPTQLPARADQPSCTECIPRIELPRTDYMLPNHQGGQAQDSPISDPSSQNPLHNGHMIKNGSPGSASRSSSQLLTQRKMFAESQVGRSSFRKLLEPMPPQRPGVPPYRVVLGNVKDKLMKTQRRLELLLENLPCEYNTWDCYDTTDQLLEPLLLCYESLQSCGSGVLADGRLADLIRRVATFGMVLMKLDLRQESGRHAETFDAITKYLEMGTYSEWEEEKKLEFLARELKGKRPLVPPSMEVSPDIREVLDTFRVAAELGSESLGAYVISMASRASDVLAVELLQKDARLSVSGEIGRPCPGGTLRVVPLFETVKDLRGAGSVIRKLLSIDWYRKHIIKSHNGLQEVMVGYSDSGKDAGRFTAAWELYKAQEDVVAACNEYGIKVTLFHGRGGSIGRGGGPTYLAIQSQPPGSVMGSLRSTEQGEMVQAKFGLPQTAVRQLEIYTTAVLLATMRPPLSPREEKWRNLMEEISKISCQNYQSVVYENPEFLAYFHEATPQAELGFLNIGSRPTRRKSSTGIGHLRAIPWVFAWTQTRFVLPSWLGVGAGLKGVCEKGHTEDLKAMYKEWPFFQCTLDLIEMVLGKADTPIAKRYDEALVSESRQHIGSELRKELLTTEKYVLVVSGHEKLSGNNRSLRKLIESRLPFLNPLNMLQVEVLKRLRSDDDNNKLRDALLITINGIAAGMRNTG from the exons ATGACGGACACGACGGATGACATAGCAGAGGAAATCTCGTTCCAGAGCTTCCAGGACGATTGTAGAATGCTGGGCAGCCTTCTTCAAGAAGTGTTGCAGCGAGAGGTCCGCAGCGAAATCATGGAGAAAGTTGAAAGGACCCGAATCCTCGCTCAG AGTGCTTGTAATATGAGGATAGCGGGGATAGTGGACATTGCGGACGTCCTGGAGAAGCAGCTGGCGTCAGAAATGTCGAAGATGGGCTTAGAAGAGGCTTTGGTCCTCGCTCGCACTTTCAGCCATTACCTCAATTTGATGGGCATTGCCGAAACCCATCACAG GGTTCGCAAGCAACGAAATGACTCAAATGAGGCATCTCTTGCAAAATCTTGTGATGATATTTTTAATCAGCTCGTGCATGGTGGTTTTTCCCCAGATGATCTTTATAATAATGTCTGCAACCAG AAGGTTGAAATTGTTCTTACTGCACATCCTACACAAATTAATCGCCGTACCTTGCAATACAAACACATAAGAATTGCT CATCTTTTAGATTACAAGGGCCGACCTGAAATTACTAATGAAGACAAAGAAATGCTGATTGAAGATCTG GTGAGAGAGATAACTTCGATATGGCAGACAGATGAGCTTAGGCGCCATAAACCTACACCGGTTGATGAAGCAAGGGCAG GTTTGAACATTGTGGAGCAGTCCCTTTGGACAGCTGTACCTCATTATTTACGTCGAGTTAGCAATGCTTTAAAGAAG CATACCGGAAAACCACTTCCATTAACTTGCACACCAATCAAGTTTGGGTCTTGGATGGGGGGTGATAGAGATGGAAATCCTAATGTAACAGCAAAG GTCACAAAAGATGTCTCACTTTTATCTAGGTGGATGGCTATTGATCTCTACATCCGAGAAGTTGATCACCTCAAGTTTGAATTATCCATGAATCGGTGCAGTGATAGATTGTCAAGACTGGCAGATGAAATTTTAGAGCAAG AAACTTCATCTGAGGATCGGCAAGAGAGTTGGAATCAGTGTTTTGGTAGACATCAGTTGAACTTGAAGCAACAGGGTGGGACCCTTCCAACACAACTTCCAGCTAGAGCTGATCAACCCTCTTGCACTG AATGCATTCCCAGAATTGAACTTCCACGGACTGATTATATGCTGCCGAATCATCAG GGTGGTCAGGCTCAGGACTCTCCAATCTCAGATCCTTCATCCCAGAATCCCCTTCACAATGGGCATATGATAAAAAATGGATCTCCAGGGTCTGCCTCTCGTAGTTCTAGTCAACTGCTTACTCAAAGGAAAATGTTTGCAGAATCCCAGGTTGGAAGGTCCAGTTTCCGAAAGCTTTTAGAGCCAATGCCCCCTCAGAGACCTGGAGTTCCTCCGTATAGAGTTGTTCTTGGTAATGTTAAAGACAAG CTTATGAAGACACAAAGACGATTGGAGCTGCTTCTTGAAAATCTTCCTTGTGAGTACAATACATGGGATTGTTATGATACGACAGACCAACTTTTAGAACCGCTGCTCCTATGCTATGAATCTTTG CAATCATGTGGATCTGGAGTGCTAGCTGACGGTCGACTTGCTGATCTGATCCGAAGAGTTGCTACCTTTGGGATGGTATTAATGAAGCTCGACTTGCGTCAG GAATCTGGTAGACATGCTGAGACATTTGATGCAATTACCAAATATTTGGAGATGGGTACATACAGTGagtgggaagaagaaaagaaactggAATTTCTTGCAAGAGAGCTCAAAGGGAAGAGGCCGCTAGTCCCACCAAGCATGGAG GTTTCTCCTGATATTAGAGAAGTACTGGATACCTTTCGTGTAGCTGCTGAGCTAGGGAGTGAATCACTTGGAGCCTATGTGATTTCTATGGCGTCACGT GCAAGTGATGTCCTTGCTGTGGAGCTTTTGCAGAAAGATGCACGACTTTCTGTTAGTGGGGAGATTGGAAGGCCATGTCCAGGCGGAAC GCTGCGGGTGGTTCCTCTGTTTGAAACTGTGAAGGACTTGAGAGGAGCTGGCTCAGTGATCAGGAAATTATTATCCATTGATTGGTACCGGAAACACATAATCAAGAGCCATAATGGGCTTCAAGAG GTGATGGTTGGATATTCTGATTCTGGTAAAGATGCTGGACGATTTACTGCAGCATGGGAACTTTACAAAGCTCAAGAGGATGTTGTGGCTGCATGCAATGAATATGGTATTAAGGTTACTCTGTTCCACGGGCGAGGGGGAAGTATTGGTCGTGGAGGTGGCCCTACATATCTTGCCATTCAATCCCAGCCGCCTGGCTCTGTTATg GGTAGCCTACGGTCAACTGAGCAAGGAGAGATGGTTCAGGCAAAATTTGGGCTGCCACAAACTGCTGTCAGGCAGCTAGAGATCTACACGACAGCTGTGCTGCTCGCAACCATGCGCCCTCCACTCTCACCTCGGGAAGAAAAGTGGCGTAACCTCATGGAGGAGATCTCAAAAATCAGTTGCCAGAACTATCAGAGCGTAGTCTACGAAAATCCAGAGTTCCTTGCCTACTTCCACGAGGCTACGCCCCAGGCTGAGCTTGGCTTCCTCAACATAGGAAGCCGCCCCACAAGAAGAAAGAGCTCTACAGGAATTGGACATCTTCGTGCAATTCCATGGGTGTTTGCATGGACCCAAACCAGATTTGTTCTTCCGTCTTGGCTTGGAGTTGGAGCAGGTTTAAAAGGGGTTTGTGAAAAGGGACACACTGAAGACTTAAAAGCTATGTACAAAGAGTGGCCTTTCTTTCAGTGTACCCTTGACCTTATAGAGATGGTTTTAGGGAAGGCAGACACTCCTATAGCCAAACGCTACGATGAAGCCCTTGTCTCAGAAAGCAGGCAACACATTGGTTCTGAACTGAGAAAGGAGCTCTTAACGACAGAGAAGTATGTACTGGTGGTTAGCGGGCATGAGAAGCTATCTGGGAATAATCGGAGCTTGAGGAAGCTGATTGAGAGCAGGCTTCCCTTTCTCAATCCTCTGAACATGTTGCAGGTTGAGGTACTCAAGAGATTGAGAAGTGACGACGATAACAATAAACTCAGAGATGCATTGCTCATCACAATAAATGGGATCGCTGCGGGGATGAGAAATACAGGCTAA
- the LOC18791766 gene encoding nudix hydrolase 1: MENGTTIAAVPRVAVVVFLLRGKAVLLGRRRSSVGDSTFALPGGHLEFGESFEECAARELKEETGMDFDKKKMELLTVTNNVFSEQPKPSHYVTVFMRGVLADGDDQLPQNLEPTKCDGWDWYDWANLPEPLFWPLEKMVKSGFNPFPNSPQEEE; encoded by the exons atggaaaacggTACGACGATCGCCGCGGTGCCGAGAGTGGCTGTGGTGGTGTTTCTGTTGAGAGGGAAAGCGGTGCTGTTGGGACGGCGGCGATCCTCTGTGGGCGATTCCACCTTTGCCCTCCCTGGTGGCCACCTCGAGTTCG GAGAGAGCTTTGAGGAGTGTGCGGCGAGAGAATTGAAGGAAGAAACTGGTATGGACTttgacaagaagaagatggagtTGCTGACGGTCACAAACAATGTGTTCTCAGAGCAGCCGAAGCCGTCTCATTACGTGACGGTTTTCATGCGTGGAGTTTTGGCAGATGGCGATGATCAATTGCCCCAAAATCTTGAGCCCACCAAGTGTGACGGTTGGGATTGGTACGATTGGGCCAACCTCCCCGAACCCCTCTTTTGGCCTTTGGAGAAGATGGTGAAGAGTGGCTTTAACCCTTTTCCCAATTcaccacaagaagaagaataa
- the LOC18791463 gene encoding nudix hydrolase 1 produces the protein MENTGEENAVPRVAVVMCLLKGKTVLLGRRRSSLGDSTFSLPGGHLEFGESFEECAAREVKEETGLDIDKEKIELLRVTNNLFVEELKAYHYVGIFTRAVLTDGDHREPQNVEPNMCDGWDWYEWDRLPQPLFWPLQNAVEAGFNPFHASP, from the exons ATGGAAAACACAGGGGAGGAGAATGCGGTGCCGAGAGTTGCTGTAGTGATGTGCCTGTTGAAGGGGAAGACGGTGCTGTTAGGACGGCGTCGTTCCTCTCTTGGCGACTCTACCTTTTCCCTCCCTGGTGGCCACCTCGAGTTTG GTGAGAGTTTTGAGGAGTGTGCAGCGAGAGAAGTGAAGGAAGAAACTGGTTTGGACATTGACAAGGAGAAGATAGAGTTGCTGAGGGTCACAAACAACTTGTTCGTAGAGGAACTGAAGGCATACCACTACGTGGGGATTTTCACGAGAGCAGTGCTGACAGATGGCGATCATCGGGAGCCCCAGAATGTGGAGCCCAACATGTGTGACGGTTGGGATTGGTATGAGTGGGACCGCCTCCCACAACCACTGTTTTGGCCTTTGCAGAATGCAGTGGAGGCCGGATTTAATCCTTTTCATGCATCACCATGA
- the LOC18792770 gene encoding nudix hydrolase 1, whose amino-acid sequence MGNQTETEAAPVPRVAVVVCLIKGKTVLLGRRRSSLGDSTFSLPGGHLEFGESFEECAAREVKEEAGLEIKNIEMMTVRNNVFLDEAKPCQYVGIFVRAVLADDDQVPQNVEPNFCDGWDWYEWDALPKPLFWPLEDAILAGFNPFHA is encoded by the exons ATGGGAAACCAAACGGAAACGGAGGCGGCACCGGTGCCGAGAGTGGCGGTAGTGGTGTGCCTGATCAAAGGGAAAACGGTGCTGTTGGGACGGCGCCGTTCCTCCCTTGGCGACTCCACCTTTTCCCTCCCCGGTGGCCACCTCGAATTCG GTGAGAGCTTCGAGGAGTGTGCAGCAAGAGAAGTGAAGGAGGAAGCTGGTTTGGAGATTAAGAATATAGAGATGATGACGGTGAGAAACAACGTGTTCCTAGACGAGGCCAAGCCATGCCAGTACGTGGGGATTTTCGTGAGGGCAGTTTTGGCAGATGATGATCAAGTGCCCCAAAATGTGGAGCCAAACTTCTGTGACGGATGGGATTGGTACGAATGGGACGCTCTCCCTAAACCACTCTTTTGGCCTCTGGAGGATGCGATTCTGGCCGGATTTAATCCTTTTCatgcatga
- the LOC18792928 gene encoding nudix hydrolase 1: MGNQTEAAAAPTVAVGVCLLKGEKVLLGRRRCSLGYSTFSLPGGHLELGESFEECAARELKEETGLDIDKKRMEFLTARTNELLLEGGKPCQYASVCMRAVMEHGDGEPQNVEPELCDGWDWYEWDNLPKPLFRPLHNAVLAGFNPFHA; this comes from the exons ATGGGAAACCAAACGGAGGCAGCAGCGGCGCCGACAGTGGCGGTAGGGGTTTGCCTGTTGAAAGGGGAAAAGGTGTTGTTGGGACGACGCCGTTGCTCTCTTGGCTACTCCACCTTTTCCCTACCTGGTGGCCACCTCGAGCTCG GTGAGAGCTTCGAGGAGTGCGCAGCAAGAGAATTGAAGGAAGAAACTGGTTTAGACATTGACAAGAAGAGGATGGAGTTTCTGACAGCCAGAACAAACGAGCTGCTCCTAGAGGGAGGCAAGCCATGCCAGTACGCGTCCGTTTGCATGAGAGCGGTGATGGAACATGGAGATGGAGAGCCCCAAAATGTGGAGCCAGAACTGTGTGATGGTTGGGATTGGTATGAGTGGGACAACCTCCCCAAACCACTCTTTCGTCCTCTGCACAATGCGGTGTTGGCAGGATTTAATCCTTTTCATGCATGA